A stretch of the Panicum virgatum strain AP13 chromosome 9N, P.virgatum_v5, whole genome shotgun sequence genome encodes the following:
- the LOC120688853 gene encoding BTB/POZ and MATH domain-containing protein 5-like, with the protein MPTVDNYTAASAAVGARSTGRHLLHIEGYSHTKALFAGESIPSQSFSVGGRAWCIWYYPRGAADDQDDGDGDAALYISLFLVLDDSIPEPAYAEATFHLLDQAGRPVPSCTHATGLNEYSAAGARHGVPAFIPRDFLEASGHLVDECFRIRCDVSVRWQWHTEARPDAPPSDLRRHLGDLLASGEGADVTFQVAGETFSAHRSVVAARSPVLKAKLSAGTAAAACVRIDDVAPQVFEALLHFVYTDSLNAVMATDGFEHLVKSCPALLKDLISKLAAR; encoded by the exons ATGCCGACGGTGGACAATTACaccgccgcctcggccgccgtAGGGGCCAGGTCGACCGGGCGCCACCTGCTGCACATCGAGGGCTACTCGCACACCAAGGCGCTCTTCGCCGGCGAGTCCATCCCGTCCCAATCTTTCAGCgtcgggggccgcgcgtggtgcaTCTGGTACTACCCTCGCGGCGCAGCAGACGACCAGGACGACGGAGACGGGGACGCCGCCCTCTACATCTCCCTCTTCCTCGTCCTCGACGACAGCATCCCGGAGCCCGCCTACGCGGAGGCCACCTTCCACCTGCTCGACCAGGCGGGGAGACCGGTGCCGTCGTGCACCCACGCCACAGGCCTCAACGAGTactcggccgccggcgcccggcacGGCGTCCCTGCTTTCATCCCCAGGGACTTCCTGGAGGCGTCGGGGCACCTCGTGGACGAATGCTTCAGGATCAGGTGCGACGTCTCCGTCCGGTGGCAGTGGCACACCGAGGCCAGGCCGGATGCGCCGCCGTCCGACCTGCGCCGGCATCTCGGGGACCTCCTCGCGTCGGGAGAAGGCGCCGACGTCACGTTCCAGGTCGCCGGCGAGACGTTCAGCGCTCACAGGAGCGTCGTTGCAGCCCGTtctccggtgctgaaggcgaaGCTCTCCGCCggcacggccgcggcggcgtgcgtaAGGATCGACGATGTGGCGCCTCAGGTGTTCGAGGCCCTGCTGCACTTCGTGTACACCGATT CACTGAACGCGGTCATGGCGACCGATGGCTTTGAGCATCTTGTTAAGAGCTGCCCTGCTCTCTTGAAGGACTTGATCTCCAAGTTGGCTGCCCGTTGA
- the LOC120688854 gene encoding uncharacterized protein LOC120688854, translated as MAAGTATCPWEDQDQVCARENPSPALFLASRPLLAVLSCGSFLGFAAGIPAQDAPHLAPVVNPPHGHLMGGQHHGGIPAQDVPRLAPVVNQPHGLPTGQQSSDAPGGRGSGPHGLPWQAPTLRNLQLPPPPLCPTCNSFPCICHPMRFRGKNPPPAQPISRKAMDWGERMAARTGKLTFRDDSVPASTDLPPPQQHPQPPPPVGAGVQQLQYQPAVGDHPVGQHGEAPGGDAAQLEHPVLPADQPGHGPNDEFDICSGCEERPAAVRPQPRWHVCLCSHCVSLGVKCVVCTYNLPVL; from the exons ATGGCAGCGGGGACGGCAACCTGCCCATGGGAGGACCAGGACCAGGTGTGCGCCCGAGAAAACCCGAGCCCCGCCTTGTTTCTTGCTTCCCGGCCTCTTCTTGCTGTTCTGAGTTGTGGTTCGTTTCTTGGTTTCGCTGCAGGGATCCCCGCCCAGGACGCCCCTCACCTCGCACCGGTCGTCAACCCGCCGCACGGCCACCTGATGGGAGGACAGCACCACGGAG GGATCCCCGCCCAGGACGTCCCCCGCCTCGCACCGGTCGTCAACCAGCCGCACGGCCTCCCGACGGGACAGCAGtccagcgatgcgcccggaggTCGCGGCTCAGGTCCCCACGGTCTTCCATGGCAGGCGCCGACCTTGCGGAACTTGCAGCTTCCGCCGCCCCCCTTGTGCCCGACGTGCAACAGCTTTCCTTGCATCTGTCATCCGATGCGATTCCGAG GCAAGAATCCACCGCCGGCGCAGCCAATTTCTCGGAAGGCGATGGACTGGGGCGAAAGAATGGCGGCGAGAACTGGGAAACTGACGTTCCGAG ATGACAGCGTTCCAGCGAGCACGGACCTTccgcctcctcaacagcacccGCAACCTCCTCCACCCGTCGGTGCCGGCGTGCAGCAGCTCCAGTATCAGCCCGCGGTCGGCGACCACCCGGTGGGGCAGCACGGTGAGGCGCCCGGAGGGGACGCCGCCCAACTCGAGCATCCGGTGCTCCCCGCCGACCAGCCCGGTCACGGCCCCAACGATGAATTCGACATCTGCTCGGGCTGCGAAGAGcgtccggcggcggtgcggcctcAACCACGGTGGCATGTCTGCCTGTGCTCTCACTGCGTCTCACTCGGCGTCAAGTGTGTGGTGTGCACCTACAATCTGCCTGTGCTCTAA
- the LOC120689716 gene encoding BTB/POZ and MATH domain-containing protein 1-like has translation MAPPSNLHHYLGALLVAKDGADVTFQVAGETFSAHRCILAARSPVFKAQLFGAMRESIGTGVCVRIDDIEPQAFGALLHFIYTDALPDMTGQEEALMAQHLLEAADRYALQRLKMICEEKLCGCLDMNTVANTLVLAEQHCCDRLKVACIQFLKSTQSLEAVMATSGFEHLIRSFPALLRELISELAAR, from the coding sequence ATGGCGCCACCGTCCAACTTGCACCACTATCTCGGCGCCCTCCTCGTGGCCAAGGACGGCGCCGACGTCACGTTCCAGGTCGCCGGCGAGACGTTCAGCGCGCACAGGTGTATCCTGGCGGCTCGGTCGCCGGTCTTCAAGGCACAGCTCTTCGGCGCCATGAGAGAGAGCATCGGCACAGGGGTTTGCGTACGGATTGATGATATCGAGCCCCAGGCGTTCGGTGCcttgctgcatttcatttacACTGATGCACTGCCGGACATGACTGGGCAAGAAGAGGCTCTCATGGCTCAACATTTGTTGGAAGCGGCAGACAGGTACGCCTTGCAGAGGCTCAAGATGATTTGTGAGGAAAAATTATGCGGGTGCTTAGACATGAACACAGTTGCAAACACGTTGGTGCTGGCTGAACAGCATTGCTGTGACAGGCTTAAGGTGGCTTGCATTCAGTTCCTTAAATCTACTCAATCCCTGGAAGCGGTCATGGCAACCAGTGGCTTTGAGCATCTGATCAGAAGCTTCCCTGCTCTTTTGAGGGAGTTAATCTCCGAACTCGCTGCCCGCTGA
- the LOC120688855 gene encoding uncharacterized protein LOC120688855, with translation MPTCDSASAIIGSSVTGSHLLHIEGYSRAKELLLRPDETAPADSQSFTVGGRTWLLRYVPSPCPLDVRYPGHIGVGLILVDTIPSPVCARARFVLLDQAGNEEPACTQSVGWRDFSLPAAPAVAVVIEKAAMEASPNLVGEEGICLGVH, from the exons ATGCCGACGTGCGACTCCGCCTCGGCCATCATCGGCAGCAGCGTGACCGGgagccacctcctccacatcgAGGGCTACTCGCGCGCCAaggagctgctgctgcgcccCGACGAGACCGCGCCCGCGGACTCCCAATCTTTCACCGTCGGGGGCCGGACGTggctcctccgctacgtcccgAGCCCGTGTCCCCTGGACGTAAGGTACCCCGGCCACATAGGCGTCGGGCTCATCCTCGTCGACACCATCCCTTCCCCCGTGTGCGCGCGAGCAAGGTTCGTTCTGCTCGACCAGGCCGGGAACGAGGAGCCGGCCTGCACCCAGAGTGTAGGCTGGCGTGACTTCTCGCTCCCCGCCGCCCCGGCTGTCGCCGTCGTCATCGAGAAGGCGGCCATGGAGGCGTCGCCGAACCTCGTC GGAGAAGAGGGGATCTGCTTGGGCGTCCACTGA
- the LOC120688856 gene encoding BTB/POZ and MATH domain-containing protein 1-like: MGRAWCIWRPWRPWHTEARPDAPPSDLRWHLGDLLASGEGADVTFRVAGETFSAHRSVVAARSPVLKAKLSAGTAAACVRIDDVAPQVFEVLLHFVYTDSLAEEPGQDGVFMAQRLLEAAGRYGGPRLRPICEEKLCRLVEVDTAVAMLLFAPGH; this comes from the coding sequence ATGGGCCGCGCGTGGTGCATCTGGAGGCCGTGGAGGCCGTGGCACACCGAGGCCAGGCCGGATGCGCCGCCGTCCGACCTGCGCTGGCATCTCGGGGACCTCCTCGCGTCGGGAGAAGGCGCCGACGTCACGTTCCGGGTCGCCGGCGAGACGTTCAGCGCGCACAGGAGCGTCGTTGCAGCCCGTtcaccggtgctgaaggcgaaGCTCTCCGCCGGCACGGCCGCGGCGTGCGTAAGGATCGACGATGTGGCGCCTCAGGTGTTCGAGGTCCTGCTGCACTTCGTGTACACCGATTCGCTGGCGGAGGAGCCAGGGCAAGACGGTGTTTTCATGGCCCAGCGTTTGTTGGAGGCGGCGGGCAGGTACGGCGGGCCGAGGTTGAGGCCGATCTGCGAGGAGAAACTTTGCAGGCTCGTAGAGGTCGACACGGCTGTAGCCATGTTGCTGTTTGCCCCCGGGCACTGA